A stretch of Oculatellaceae cyanobacterium DNA encodes these proteins:
- a CDS encoding LD-carboxypeptidase, with protein sequence MNLCQPPPPLKPGDLLRVIAPSGALREFEAFQKGVELWRSHGYRVEFCQGFDRQWGYLAGKDVERRQQLLEAWKDPECRGILCARGGYGSARLLEDWTWILENQGHTEKILNPKWLIGFSDVTGLLWSLATVGVSGVHAPVLTTIASEPDWSIRRLFDWVEGRSLEPLTGKGWGGGKVSGILLPANLTVATHLLGTQIQPPLEGIILAIEDVTEAPYRIDRMLTQWRLTGALKQVRGIALGRFSRCQAPQDVPSFTVEEVLRDRLCDLGIPIVSDLPFGHDGSNAALPVGVMAVLDADQGSLSVVIERGEEGGERSRF encoded by the coding sequence ATGAACTTATGTCAACCACCACCGCCACTAAAGCCAGGTGATTTGCTCAGAGTTATTGCTCCGAGTGGAGCGCTGCGAGAGTTTGAGGCTTTCCAAAAGGGTGTAGAGCTTTGGCGATCGCACGGCTACCGAGTAGAATTTTGTCAAGGTTTTGATCGTCAATGGGGATACCTTGCTGGTAAAGATGTCGAGAGACGACAGCAGCTATTAGAAGCCTGGAAAGACCCCGAATGTCGTGGTATTCTCTGCGCTAGGGGCGGTTATGGTAGTGCTAGGTTACTGGAGGATTGGACTTGGATTTTAGAAAATCAGGGCCACACGGAGAAAATCTTAAATCCTAAGTGGTTGATTGGTTTTTCTGATGTCACAGGTTTGCTGTGGAGTTTAGCCACAGTCGGAGTTTCAGGCGTTCACGCTCCGGTATTGACAACTATAGCCTCTGAGCCAGATTGGTCTATTCGGCGGTTATTTGACTGGGTAGAAGGACGTTCTTTAGAACCTTTAACTGGCAAGGGTTGGGGCGGTGGTAAGGTTTCTGGGATTTTGTTACCAGCCAATTTGACTGTAGCAACTCATTTACTAGGGACACAAATTCAACCGCCGCTAGAGGGGATAATTCTCGCTATTGAAGATGTCACAGAAGCGCCTTATCGGATTGACAGAATGCTCACACAATGGCGCTTAACAGGTGCATTAAAGCAAGTCCGAGGAATTGCTTTAGGACGATTTAGCCGTTGTCAAGCACCTCAAGATGTACCTAGTTTCACTGTTGAAGAAGTGTTGCGCGATCGCCTTTGTGATCTCGGCATCCCGATTGTCTCTGACCTCCCCTTCGGTCACGATGGCAGCAACGCGGCTTTACCCGTAGGTGTTATGGCGGTTTTGGATGCCGATCAAGGTTCATTGTCAGTAGTGATAGAGAGGGGGGAGGAGGGAGGAGAGAGGAGTAGGTTTTAG
- the secA gene encoding preprotein translocase subunit SecA: MLKNLLGDPNARKLKKYQPFVADVNVLEEEIQALSDEQLKGKTAEFKQRLQKAKTPRQEEELLDEILPEAFAVVREAGRRVLGMRHFDVQLLGGIVLHKGQIAEMKTGEGKTLVSTLPAYLNAISGKGVHVVTVNDYLARRDAEWMGQVHRFLGLSVGLIQSSMGPNERKKNYGCDVTYATNSELGFDYLRDNMATSMADVVQRPFNFCIIDEVDSVLIDEARTPLIISGQVERPTEKYLKASEIAQQLKKEEHYEVDEKARNVLMTDEGFAQAEQLFGVTDLYDPNDPWAHYIFNAIKAKELFLLDVNYIVRNDEVVIVDEFTGRVLPGRRWSDGLHQAIEAKERVEIQNETQTLATITYQNFFLLYPKLSGMTGTAKTEEAELEKIYKLQVTIIPTNRNSQRVDVADVVYKSEIAKWRAVAQECAEMNQMGRPVLVGTTSVEKSEVLSQLLNQLEVPHNLLNAKPENVERESEIIAQAGRKGAVTISTNMAGRGTDIILGGNADYMARLKVREYFMPRVVQPEEEDAFAAMRVPGAGGGRGPAQGFAPGQKVKTWKASPEIFPTKLSKETEQLLKQAVDLAVQKYGERSLPELEAEDVIAVAAENAPVDDLAIQQMRAAYKQIRKDYEQFTKREHDEVVELGGLHVIGTERHESRRIDNQLRGRAGRQGDPGSARFFLSLDDNLLRIFGGDRVAGLMNAFRVEEDMPIESGMLTRSLEGAQKKVETYYYDIRKQVFEYDEVMNNQRRAIYAERRRVLEGLDLKEQVIAYAEKTMEDIVDAYVNPELPPEEWDINSLVGKVKEFVYLLADLEPEHLDDMTVEQIKTFMSEEVRKAYDLKEAQVDQIQPGLMRQAERFFILQQIDTLWREHLQGMDSLRESVGLRGYGQKDPLIEYKQEGYEMFLDMMVDIRRNVVYSLFQFQPQVQPQAV; the protein is encoded by the coding sequence ATGTTGAAAAATTTACTAGGCGATCCTAACGCTCGCAAGCTTAAAAAATACCAGCCTTTTGTGGCAGACGTTAACGTTTTGGAAGAAGAAATCCAAGCGCTGTCTGACGAACAACTCAAAGGCAAAACCGCAGAATTTAAACAGCGACTCCAAAAAGCGAAGACACCGCGCCAAGAAGAGGAACTGTTAGACGAAATTTTGCCAGAAGCTTTTGCTGTTGTGCGAGAAGCAGGACGGCGGGTTTTAGGTATGCGCCACTTTGATGTGCAGTTATTAGGTGGAATTGTACTGCACAAGGGTCAGATAGCGGAGATGAAAACAGGGGAGGGAAAAACTCTTGTTTCCACCCTACCCGCTTACCTTAATGCCATAAGTGGTAAAGGCGTTCACGTTGTAACGGTAAACGACTACCTAGCCCGCCGTGACGCAGAATGGATGGGGCAAGTACATCGCTTTTTAGGCTTAAGTGTAGGCTTGATCCAAAGTAGTATGGGGCCAAATGAGCGTAAGAAGAACTATGGGTGTGATGTTACCTACGCGACTAACAGTGAGCTAGGATTCGACTACCTGCGTGATAATATGGCAACCTCAATGGCTGATGTTGTCCAACGCCCCTTTAATTTCTGCATCATCGACGAAGTAGACTCGGTATTAATTGATGAAGCAAGAACGCCTCTGATTATATCGGGACAGGTAGAACGCCCAACGGAAAAGTATCTTAAAGCTTCAGAAATTGCTCAACAACTGAAAAAAGAAGAGCATTATGAAGTTGATGAAAAGGCGCGTAACGTTCTGATGACCGATGAGGGATTTGCCCAAGCAGAGCAGTTATTTGGGGTTACTGACTTATATGACCCCAATGACCCTTGGGCGCACTATATATTCAACGCGATTAAAGCTAAAGAACTGTTTCTCCTCGATGTCAACTATATTGTCCGCAATGACGAAGTTGTAATTGTGGATGAATTTACAGGTCGGGTACTGCCTGGACGACGTTGGAGTGATGGCTTACACCAAGCGATTGAAGCAAAGGAAAGGGTAGAAATTCAGAATGAAACCCAAACTTTAGCAACAATTACCTATCAAAACTTTTTCTTGCTGTACCCTAAGTTGTCTGGGATGACAGGAACAGCTAAGACTGAAGAAGCAGAACTGGAAAAAATTTACAAGCTGCAAGTAACAATCATTCCAACTAACCGCAATTCTCAACGTGTAGATGTCGCGGATGTAGTTTACAAAAGTGAGATAGCAAAGTGGCGTGCGGTGGCGCAAGAGTGCGCTGAAATGAATCAAATGGGTCGTCCTGTATTGGTTGGAACAACTAGCGTTGAAAAGTCGGAAGTCCTCTCGCAGTTGTTAAATCAGTTAGAAGTTCCCCATAATCTGCTTAACGCCAAGCCAGAGAATGTGGAAAGGGAGTCGGAAATTATCGCCCAAGCTGGACGTAAAGGTGCTGTGACTATCTCTACAAATATGGCTGGTAGAGGCACAGACATTATTTTGGGTGGTAATGCTGACTATATGGCACGTCTGAAGGTGAGAGAGTACTTCATGCCTCGCGTTGTCCAACCTGAAGAAGAGGATGCGTTTGCAGCAATGCGCGTTCCAGGGGCAGGAGGGGGTAGAGGCCCAGCCCAAGGCTTTGCTCCTGGTCAAAAGGTTAAGACTTGGAAGGCATCGCCAGAGATTTTCCCCACGAAGTTGTCAAAAGAAACTGAACAACTGCTCAAGCAGGCAGTAGATTTAGCAGTACAGAAATATGGGGAGCGGAGTTTGCCGGAATTGGAGGCAGAGGATGTGATCGCTGTTGCTGCCGAAAATGCTCCAGTAGATGATTTAGCGATTCAACAAATGCGGGCAGCTTATAAGCAAATCCGTAAAGATTATGAACAGTTCACTAAGCGCGAACATGATGAGGTAGTTGAACTGGGTGGATTGCACGTAATTGGTACAGAACGTCATGAATCACGCCGTATTGATAACCAATTACGGGGTCGTGCAGGTCGCCAAGGTGACCCTGGAAGTGCGAGATTTTTCTTGAGTTTGGACGACAACTTATTGCGGATTTTCGGAGGCGATCGCGTCGCTGGTTTAATGAATGCCTTCCGCGTTGAGGAAGATATGCCGATTGAATCGGGTATGCTTACTCGCAGTTTAGAAGGAGCGCAAAAAAAAGTTGAAACCTATTACTACGACATCCGTAAACAGGTGTTTGAGTACGACGAGGTGATGAACAATCAACGTCGGGCAATTTATGCGGAACGGCGCAGGGTTTTAGAAGGTTTAGACTTGAAAGAACAGGTGATTGCGTATGCTGAAAAGACGATGGAAGACATCGTTGATGCTTACGTTAACCCGGAACTACCACCGGAAGAATGGGATATTAATAGCTTGGTAGGGAAAGTGAAAGAATTTGTTTATTTACTGGCAGATCTTGAACCAGAACACCTGGATGATATGACAGTAGAACAAATCAAAACTTTCATGTCTGAAGAAGTTCGTAAAGCTTATGACTTGAAAGAAGCACAGGTAGATCAGATTCAGCCTGGTTTGATGCGACAAGCAGAACGCTTTTTCATCTTGCAACAAATTGATACTTTGTGGCGGGAACACCTGCAAGGAATGGATTCTCTGCGTGAGTCAGTTGGATTGCGGGGTTATGGTCAAAAAGACCCACTGATTGAGTACAAGCAAGAAGGTTATGAAATGTTCTTGGACATGATGGTTGATATTCGTCGGAATGTAGTTTACTCACTATTCCAATTCCAACCGCAAGTTCAACCACAAGCAGTTTAA
- a CDS encoding GAF domain-containing protein yields MGQQEIQTAYDKQLVTLGRVLQTIREEEKVETLTEATLDYLKGEFNYRLIWLGLYDRVEHRLVGKGGITPTGDVKFLKQKFSLNPGDLLEQVVIQLRPLSIPDLRTEGRAGEWGRAATEFGIQGTLVFPLRYKDRCFGVVMLGSHLWGTTPRTSEKAQLSLLFGGLATKLYQMEVEWQYASIKRPDKSLFQMLEQLQSLPTLANRLDVLVNTTHEFVAPTRTNLYWYSPDKRYFWQKVGNRQTARKLKDPDSSSPGLNVQDVSEFYLALAAGQTVAIGSSKSPLNAEVTGTLLSRFRARSILTAPVLVKGELVGFLAVEDNEARIWEDSEAHYVRAAAQLIVLIAGKEDVEAILQETQKDTNLIGEVASSMAEYPEPEKGIRQAAELILNRFGVERFLVLQAIEVASTVEYAVVYQQQVPKRSPLNAPLAALTYDSWQLIHESSEVLAIEDWEKDQRLGEWRETLLKLGMRSLLVCRTGNIQNNSLLIVAHGTARTWNPTERRVVGIVAQQIGVLLKNLELQNIVDNLLIANKTLQEGLTALLSGSADPTSFERAWIKYLAKLMASPLVGILGWMPQKPNQSKQKSLVVQSAAINDPRFGFAANVAIPLSDPLIREAIATRSFLVRKFNELPAESSSWLKHNGTGQLLVIPLVSSSKIPTGILLLVDSTEHQWSPQLLQSLETLVRQFTWLRQYRRLSNTMSNEIKELEQLNWYKHRCLEMLHHAVASSVSQLLSEYSDQGQSNGDPTIKRMRATQILHNLESTLTPLSPLLNEEQWQTNPHISAVLLGGLFKRLLRRVEPLFNQRQLTVMVKNIGSTSISANQLKLECILFDILLTACYKAKSGNRIDIWCRPLDAEAWSREKPSRGLDFHSEVGEKQNLAVAGFIELLIADSQPNKTSSENLEFFPTKDTNAPSANITLIEQPPNRQLKICQMILRFWGGDAQFYQLENSHFLSRLIFKVER; encoded by the coding sequence ATGGGTCAGCAAGAAATTCAGACGGCCTACGACAAACAACTGGTTACCTTGGGGCGTGTCCTTCAAACCATACGTGAAGAGGAAAAGGTAGAAACTCTCACGGAAGCGACCCTTGATTACCTTAAAGGAGAATTTAACTATCGCTTAATCTGGCTCGGTCTTTATGATCGTGTAGAACACCGTTTGGTGGGCAAGGGGGGCATCACACCAACAGGCGATGTGAAATTTCTCAAACAAAAGTTTTCTCTCAATCCTGGCGACTTATTAGAGCAGGTAGTAATCCAGTTGCGACCATTGAGTATTCCCGACCTGCGAACAGAAGGGCGGGCTGGGGAATGGGGTCGAGCGGCTACTGAATTTGGAATTCAGGGGACACTGGTATTTCCTTTGCGCTATAAGGATCGCTGTTTTGGCGTTGTCATGCTGGGATCGCATCTGTGGGGAACTACTCCCCGTACTAGCGAAAAAGCGCAATTATCATTACTTTTTGGGGGATTAGCCACTAAGCTCTACCAAATGGAGGTGGAATGGCAGTACGCCTCCATCAAGCGCCCAGACAAATCATTATTTCAAATGCTAGAGCAGCTACAAAGCCTGCCAACCCTAGCTAATCGTCTGGATGTGCTGGTGAACACGACCCATGAATTTGTAGCGCCGACGCGGACAAATCTTTACTGGTATTCTCCAGATAAACGCTACTTCTGGCAAAAAGTTGGTAATCGGCAGACTGCCCGTAAATTAAAAGACCCAGACAGTAGTTCTCCTGGGTTGAATGTCCAAGATGTGAGTGAGTTTTATTTGGCTTTAGCAGCAGGTCAGACAGTTGCCATTGGTTCTAGCAAAAGCCCCTTAAATGCTGAAGTGACAGGTACTTTGCTGTCACGATTTCGGGCGCGGTCTATACTAACTGCACCAGTTTTAGTAAAAGGGGAATTGGTGGGGTTTCTGGCGGTGGAAGACAACGAAGCTCGGATCTGGGAAGATTCAGAAGCTCATTATGTCCGTGCTGCTGCCCAACTGATTGTTTTGATTGCAGGCAAGGAGGATGTAGAAGCAATCCTTCAGGAAACTCAGAAAGATACCAACTTGATCGGTGAAGTTGCTAGTTCTATGGCTGAGTATCCTGAGCCGGAGAAAGGGATCAGGCAAGCTGCTGAATTGATCTTAAATCGTTTTGGTGTTGAACGTTTCCTAGTGTTACAAGCTATTGAAGTCGCTTCAACAGTAGAATATGCCGTTGTGTATCAACAACAAGTTCCGAAGCGATCGCCCCTTAATGCTCCTTTAGCGGCACTTACTTACGATTCTTGGCAGTTAATACACGAAAGCTCAGAAGTACTGGCAATTGAGGACTGGGAAAAAGATCAGCGACTTGGAGAATGGCGCGAAACCTTATTGAAGTTGGGAATGCGATCGCTTCTGGTTTGTCGCACTGGCAATATTCAAAATAACTCTTTGCTGATAGTGGCACATGGAACTGCCCGCACTTGGAATCCTACTGAACGCCGAGTAGTTGGGATAGTTGCTCAACAGATTGGTGTGTTATTGAAAAATTTAGAGCTTCAAAATATTGTTGATAACTTATTAATTGCCAATAAAACACTCCAAGAAGGATTAACCGCACTCTTAAGTGGTTCGGCAGATCCCACATCTTTTGAACGTGCCTGGATAAAATATCTAGCTAAGTTAATGGCATCTCCCTTAGTAGGGATTTTAGGGTGGATGCCTCAAAAACCAAATCAAAGCAAGCAAAAATCCTTAGTTGTACAATCGGCGGCGATCAACGATCCTCGTTTTGGCTTTGCTGCCAACGTTGCCATTCCTTTGAGCGATCCATTAATTCGGGAAGCGATCGCTACTAGAAGCTTCTTAGTTCGCAAATTTAACGAGCTACCAGCCGAATCTAGCAGTTGGCTGAAGCATAATGGTACTGGTCAGCTATTAGTCATACCTCTAGTTAGCAGTTCCAAAATACCTACTGGTATTTTGCTGTTAGTCGATTCCACTGAACATCAGTGGTCGCCACAACTACTTCAATCATTGGAAACCTTAGTCAGGCAGTTTACTTGGTTGCGTCAGTACCGCCGTCTGAGCAACACAATGAGTAATGAAATTAAAGAATTAGAACAGCTTAACTGGTACAAACACCGCTGCTTAGAAATGCTGCATCACGCTGTCGCTAGCAGTGTTAGCCAACTACTGTCTGAATACTCAGACCAAGGACAGTCAAACGGCGATCCCACTATCAAGCGTATGCGTGCTACACAAATTTTACACAACTTAGAAAGCACACTCACGCCCCTTAGTCCATTACTTAACGAGGAACAGTGGCAGACCAACCCCCATATTAGTGCTGTACTGTTGGGAGGTTTATTCAAGCGGCTGCTGCGTCGTGTCGAGCCTCTGTTCAATCAGCGTCAGCTAACTGTAATGGTAAAAAATATTGGAAGTACCAGCATATCTGCAAATCAACTCAAACTTGAATGTATATTATTTGACATTTTGCTGACAGCGTGTTACAAAGCCAAATCTGGAAATAGAATTGATATTTGGTGTCGCCCTCTAGATGCAGAAGCATGGAGTAGGGAAAAACCCAGTAGGGGATTAGACTTTCATTCGGAAGTTGGAGAAAAACAAAACTTAGCTGTAGCGGGTTTTATAGAATTGTTGATTGCTGATAGTCAGCCGAATAAAACTAGCAGTGAAAACCTAGAATTTTTTCCCACTAAAGACACTAACGCTCCTAGCGCTAATATTACTTTAATAGAGCAACCACCAAATCGGCAACTCAAAATTTGCCAAATGATTTTACGTTTTTGGGGAGGGGATGCTCAGTTTTATCAATTAGAAAATAGTCACTTTCTCAGTAGATTAATTTTTAAAGTTGAACGTTAG
- a CDS encoding quinone-dependent dihydroorotate dehydrogenase, whose translation MDIYQLAIRPILFSGLNADPESLHQQTLRVLSWLDQSDSFQASWIKAQFQQSFCIQDPRLEQILWGLKFDNPVGLAAGFDKDAVAAGIWRFMGFGFTELGTVTFHPQPGNPRPRLFRLPNDQAALNRMGFNNQGAEAMAKRLQARLFAGDCVEAITRQENIHLAGGTQRCFPIGINLGKSKITPLEEAATDYLNSFNLLKNLGDYFVVNVSSPNTPGLRSLQSSEQLAVILDTLQRENQGHKPILVKIAPDLELDAIADVLTIAQRYNLAGIIATNTTISRENLNTQVLKATGKNIREEAGGISGLPLRDRSTEVIRFIWQQTQGKLPIIGVGGIFTPEDAWQKITAGASLIQLYTGWIYQGPWMVRRIMAGLLQKLEEHKLASISEAIGLDVKL comes from the coding sequence TTGGATATTTATCAATTAGCTATTCGTCCGATTTTGTTTTCTGGTTTAAATGCCGATCCCGAATCGTTACATCAGCAAACTCTCCGAGTTTTGAGTTGGTTAGATCAATCTGATAGCTTCCAAGCTAGTTGGATTAAAGCTCAGTTTCAGCAATCTTTTTGCATACAAGATCCACGTTTGGAACAAATTCTTTGGGGGCTAAAATTTGATAACCCTGTGGGTTTGGCAGCAGGATTTGATAAAGATGCTGTTGCTGCCGGAATTTGGAGATTCATGGGTTTTGGCTTTACAGAATTGGGTACTGTCACATTTCATCCACAGCCTGGAAATCCTCGCCCCCGTTTGTTTCGCTTACCAAATGACCAAGCTGCCTTGAATCGTATGGGATTTAATAATCAAGGTGCAGAGGCAATGGCAAAACGTTTGCAAGCTAGGCTCTTTGCTGGGGACTGTGTAGAGGCAATCACAAGGCAAGAAAATATCCACTTAGCAGGTGGTACTCAGCGTTGTTTTCCTATAGGGATTAATCTAGGTAAATCTAAAATAACTCCTTTAGAAGAAGCTGCAACTGATTACTTAAATAGTTTTAATTTGCTTAAGAATTTGGGAGACTATTTTGTAGTCAATGTTAGTTCGCCTAATACTCCAGGGTTGCGATCGCTGCAATCTTCTGAGCAATTGGCTGTGATTTTAGACACACTACAAAGAGAAAATCAAGGACACAAACCCATTTTAGTCAAAATTGCTCCAGATTTAGAGTTGGATGCGATCGCAGATGTGTTAACCATTGCTCAAAGGTACAATCTAGCTGGTATCATCGCCACTAATACTACTATCAGTCGTGAAAATTTAAACACCCAAGTCCTTAAAGCTACTGGTAAAAACATTCGTGAAGAAGCTGGTGGAATTAGTGGTTTACCCCTGCGCGATCGCTCTACCGAAGTGATACGCTTTATTTGGCAGCAAACCCAAGGGAAACTACCTATTATTGGTGTTGGCGGCATTTTTACCCCAGAAGATGCTTGGCAGAAAATTACAGCAGGTGCTTCCCTGATTCAATTGTACACTGGCTGGATTTATCAAGGCCCCTGGATGGTACGCCGGATTATGGCAGGACTATTACAAAAGTTGGAAGAACATAAATTAGCATCGATCTCTGAGGCAATTGGATTAGATGTAAAATTGTAA